A part of Halomarina litorea genomic DNA contains:
- a CDS encoding acyl-CoA dehydrogenase family protein translates to MADAAGDASGVAFDTDEETRLILDSLDDFVDREVEPIADDLGETLTNPRKRHEDDGRIVEEVREAIGEVRRKSAEAGFYAMNLPEEVGGEGVSYVTWYRANKHLARRDTPLSNQVLAGPAGPKPLLAQAEGEQVERFLEPTMRAEKTTGFGQTEPGVGSDSPNMETTAERVDGPAGDEWVINGTKQWITNAPYADFLQVFARTTPQAEAGRYGGITCFLVEADEYEVGSFNNAVGSVGRQAEVHLDDVRVGGDRVLGEVDEAFYEAMGFLGLGRVEIGAQAVGSAEYLLEKATEYANDREAFGHSIGSFQGVSHKIAEGRARTYAADTVGLRCAWALDQGERAIADSSILKYFATNVFWDVADDVVQIHGGNGLAEENRLMDRLHQARIFRVVEGTDEIQLNTIAKQYGVEQ, encoded by the coding sequence ATGGCAGACGCAGCAGGTGACGCCTCCGGCGTCGCGTTCGACACCGACGAGGAGACCCGCCTCATCCTGGACAGCCTCGACGACTTCGTCGACCGCGAGGTCGAACCGATCGCGGACGACCTCGGCGAGACGCTGACGAACCCGAGAAAGCGCCACGAGGACGACGGGCGAATCGTCGAGGAGGTCCGCGAGGCAATAGGTGAGGTGCGACGGAAGAGTGCCGAGGCGGGCTTCTACGCGATGAACCTTCCCGAGGAGGTCGGCGGCGAGGGCGTCTCGTACGTGACGTGGTATCGGGCGAACAAGCACCTCGCGCGGCGGGACACCCCGCTCTCCAACCAGGTGCTCGCCGGCCCCGCCGGCCCGAAACCGTTGCTCGCACAGGCCGAGGGCGAGCAAGTCGAGCGATTCCTCGAACCGACGATGCGCGCCGAGAAGACGACGGGGTTCGGGCAGACCGAACCGGGCGTCGGGTCGGACTCGCCGAACATGGAGACCACCGCGGAGCGGGTCGACGGCCCCGCAGGCGACGAGTGGGTCATCAACGGCACCAAACAGTGGATCACGAACGCGCCGTACGCCGACTTTCTGCAGGTGTTCGCGCGCACCACGCCACAGGCGGAGGCGGGGCGTTACGGCGGCATCACCTGTTTCCTCGTCGAGGCCGACGAGTACGAGGTCGGGAGCTTCAACAACGCCGTCGGGTCGGTCGGCCGGCAGGCGGAGGTCCACCTCGACGACGTCCGTGTGGGTGGGGACAGAGTCCTCGGGGAGGTTGACGAGGCGTTCTACGAGGCGATGGGCTTTCTCGGTCTCGGGCGCGTCGAAATCGGCGCGCAGGCGGTCGGGAGCGCCGAGTACCTCCTCGAGAAGGCGACCGAGTACGCGAACGACCGCGAGGCGTTCGGGCACTCCATCGGGTCGTTCCAGGGGGTCTCCCACAAAATCGCCGAGGGGCGAGCGAGGACCTACGCCGCCGACACGGTCGGTCTCCGGTGTGCGTGGGCGCTCGACCAGGGCGAACGGGCCATCGCGGACTCATCTATCCTCAAGTACTTCGCGACGAACGTGTTCTGGGACGTGGCCGACGACGTGGTCCAGATTCACGGCGGGAACGGCCTCGCCGAGGAGAACCGCCTCATGGACCGCCTCCACCAGGCGCGCATCTTCCGCGTCGTGGAGGGCACCGACGAGATTCAGCTCAACACTATCGCCAAGCAGTACGGCGTCGAACAGTAG
- a CDS encoding thiolase family protein, translating into MQDAYIVDAIRTPFGKREGSFRDTHPQDLAAEPLLALEERNGFLGREDIEDVVYGCVTPTDEQANNIARLAPMVAGWGDDVPGVQLDRMCGSGQQAINFAAGQVRAGFHDVLVAGGVEHMTRVPMGSAGSSITDTYFEHFDELTNQGEGAERIAENGGFSREYLDGIAVDSQHRWGEAADAGKYDEQVVPVDVELDGESVTVEQDEHPRPQTDLETLSGIPLAFREEGEGVIHAGNASGIVDGSAATLVASGDACEEHGWEPKARIVDTHVVGVDPLTMLRGPIPATNELLDQNDLTVDDVDRFEVNEAFASVVAAWLAETGADWEKTNVWGGAIAHGHPLGATGAALLGKLPYQLEECGGRYGVCTMCIGFGQGIATLVERV; encoded by the coding sequence ATGCAGGACGCGTACATCGTCGACGCCATCCGCACCCCGTTCGGGAAGCGGGAGGGTTCGTTCCGGGACACCCACCCGCAGGACCTCGCAGCGGAACCGTTGCTCGCGCTGGAGGAACGGAACGGCTTCTTGGGGCGCGAAGACATCGAGGACGTCGTCTACGGCTGTGTGACGCCGACCGACGAGCAGGCGAACAACATCGCCCGCCTCGCACCGATGGTCGCCGGGTGGGGCGACGACGTCCCCGGCGTCCAACTCGACCGGATGTGCGGGTCGGGCCAGCAGGCCATCAACTTCGCCGCGGGGCAGGTCCGCGCGGGCTTCCACGACGTCCTCGTCGCGGGCGGCGTCGAACACATGACGCGTGTCCCGATGGGGTCGGCCGGGAGCAGCATCACGGACACCTACTTCGAGCACTTCGACGAACTGACGAACCAGGGCGAGGGCGCGGAGCGCATCGCCGAGAACGGCGGGTTCTCCCGGGAGTACCTCGACGGCATCGCCGTCGACTCCCAGCACCGCTGGGGCGAGGCGGCCGACGCCGGGAAGTACGACGAACAGGTCGTGCCCGTCGACGTGGAACTCGACGGCGAGTCGGTCACCGTCGAGCAGGACGAACACCCCCGCCCACAGACCGACCTAGAGACGCTCTCGGGCATCCCGCTGGCCTTCCGCGAGGAGGGCGAGGGTGTCATCCACGCCGGGAACGCCTCGGGCATCGTCGACGGGTCGGCCGCCACGCTCGTCGCCTCCGGCGATGCCTGCGAGGAGCACGGCTGGGAGCCGAAGGCCAGAATCGTCGACACCCACGTCGTCGGCGTCGACCCGCTGACGATGCTCCGTGGGCCGATTCCGGCGACGAACGAACTGCTCGACCAGAACGACCTCACCGTCGACGACGTCGATCGCTTCGAGGTCAACGAGGCGTTCGCTTCCGTCGTCGCGGCGTGGCTCGCCGAGACGGGCGCCGACTGGGAGAAGACGAACGTCTGGGGCGGGGCCATCGCTCACGGCCACCCGCTGGGCGCGACGGGTGCGGCACTGCTCGGCAAGCTCCCCTACCAGCTCGAGGAGTGCGGCGGGCGCTACGGCGTCTGCACCATGTGCATCGGGTTCGGTCAGGGCATCGCGACGCTCGTCGAACGGGTCTGA
- a CDS encoding SDR family oxidoreductase — protein MARDPPDLSGKAAFITGTTRGIGKQIALALADAGCDIVSTGKTVDDSDSDLDGTIHKTAEACEDRGVDAHAIQVNLRDEQQVEAAVEEALDVFDEIPIVVNNASAIQLASVEDMPVDRFDLVTDVNVRGTYATSRAFVPHLKELGEGHILTNAPPVKMGSAPGKAAYSWSKMGMTFVTRSLAEELRGEGVAANAFWPVTAIDTRATRYFGLGTEDDWRKPEILSDTVMELLKRDPDEFTGNAVYDEEVLRAAGVEDFSEYNCTPGDPAPTSAQMFDPEFSRPE, from the coding sequence ATGGCCCGAGACCCCCCCGACCTCAGCGGGAAGGCGGCGTTCATCACCGGCACGACGCGCGGCATCGGCAAGCAGATAGCCCTCGCACTCGCCGACGCGGGCTGCGACATCGTCTCGACGGGCAAGACGGTCGACGACAGCGACTCCGACCTCGACGGGACCATCCACAAGACCGCCGAGGCCTGCGAGGACCGCGGCGTGGACGCCCACGCCATCCAGGTGAACCTCCGCGACGAGCAACAGGTCGAGGCCGCCGTCGAGGAGGCCCTCGACGTGTTCGACGAGATTCCCATCGTCGTCAACAACGCGAGCGCCATCCAACTCGCGTCCGTCGAGGACATGCCCGTCGACCGCTTCGACCTCGTGACGGACGTGAACGTCCGCGGGACGTACGCCACCTCCCGCGCGTTCGTCCCCCACCTGAAGGAACTCGGCGAGGGACACATCCTGACGAACGCGCCGCCGGTGAAGATGGGGAGTGCGCCCGGCAAGGCCGCCTACTCGTGGTCGAAGATGGGCATGACGTTCGTCACCCGCTCGCTGGCGGAGGAACTGCGCGGCGAGGGCGTCGCGGCCAACGCCTTCTGGCCCGTGACGGCGATCGACACCCGCGCGACGCGGTACTTCGGCCTCGGGACGGAGGACGACTGGCGCAAGCCCGAAATCCTCTCGGACACCGTCATGGAACTCCTGAAGCGCGACCCCGACGAGTTCACGGGCAACGCCGTCTACGACGAGGAGGTCCTGCGCGCGGCGGGCGTCGAGGACTTCTCGGAGTACAACTGCACGCCCGGCGACCCCGCGCCCACCTCCGCGCAGATGTTCGACCCCGAGTTCTCGCGCCCGGAGTAG
- a CDS encoding SDR family NAD(P)-dependent oxidoreductase — MSDASTAARMDFTGRVAAVTGGASGIGKGVCEAFAALGADMAVVDVAADAAESVATDLESDFGVDAVAVETDVSEYEDAAAMVETVVDELGRLDCLVNNAGIGESKPFAETDPDDWDRTIGVCHYGTLNCSHAALDHMTGRGSGVIVNFASDSFKGNDPGLAVYGAAKAANVSFTKTLSNEVGDDGVRVNCVSPGTTRTPATEDWIDEHEEGILRSYALSRIGDPSDIADAVVFLCSDAADWVTGQVLSVNGGYIRG, encoded by the coding sequence ATGTCAGACGCGAGTACGGCAGCGCGGATGGATTTCACCGGCCGGGTCGCCGCGGTGACCGGCGGCGCGAGCGGAATCGGGAAGGGCGTCTGCGAGGCGTTCGCGGCCCTCGGCGCGGACATGGCCGTCGTGGACGTGGCGGCGGACGCCGCCGAGTCGGTCGCCACCGACCTCGAATCCGACTTCGGCGTCGACGCGGTGGCCGTCGAGACGGACGTCTCGGAGTACGAGGACGCGGCGGCGATGGTCGAGACGGTGGTCGACGAACTGGGCCGACTGGACTGCCTCGTCAACAACGCCGGCATCGGCGAGAGCAAACCCTTCGCCGAGACCGACCCCGACGACTGGGACCGGACCATCGGCGTCTGTCACTACGGGACGCTCAACTGCTCGCACGCCGCCCTCGACCACATGACCGGACGCGGGTCGGGCGTCATCGTCAACTTCGCCAGCGACTCGTTCAAAGGTAACGACCCGGGACTGGCCGTCTACGGCGCGGCGAAGGCCGCGAACGTCTCGTTCACGAAGACGCTCTCGAACGAGGTGGGCGACGACGGGGTCCGCGTCAACTGCGTCTCGCCGGGGACGACGCGCACCCCCGCCACCGAGGACTGGATCGACGAACACGAGGAGGGCATCCTCCGCTCGTACGCTCTCTCGCGCATCGGCGACCCCTCGGACATCGCCGACGCCGTCGTCTTCCTCTGTAGCGACGCCGCCGACTGGGTCACCGGGCAGGTGCTGAGCGTCAACGGGGGGTACATCCGCGGGTGA
- a CDS encoding CBS domain-containing protein produces the protein MDVRNIVSTDYVDFSPDMPVSKLAGALDDPSVPGVVVVDDGIPTGVVTRRQLAASHRHPDAKVGSLVWHVPTVEPTTDVREVARLMLASDARLLPVAEGPHLRGVVTADDLLRAVQDALTEVTVGDAASDDLLTVEPETTVGTALNTLREHRITHLPVVEGGRAVGVLSLHDLTGVTTRAVRRSRGGVPSGFDGHGGAGSGGGYRSHGGFGAREGDRDRLLDLPVRDVMVSPARTTLPDQSLADALEEMFAIGGSSLVVVDGDEHPTGIVTKSDVLRALTREVRGNRAVQVYGVDHLDDASYDDVVAMVDGFDTANGDTAVLGARIHLHEHDERHRGTPLLLARIRLETDRGLYVVSGEGYGARAALGDAGDALRRRLREDRTYARTKKHPDADFWERRWGWLLVE, from the coding sequence ATGGACGTACGAAACATCGTCTCGACTGACTACGTGGACTTCTCGCCAGATATGCCGGTCTCGAAACTCGCCGGTGCCCTCGACGACCCCTCGGTTCCGGGCGTCGTCGTGGTCGACGACGGAATCCCGACCGGTGTCGTGACCCGCCGGCAACTCGCCGCCTCGCACCGTCACCCCGACGCGAAGGTGGGGTCGCTCGTCTGGCACGTGCCGACGGTCGAACCCACGACCGACGTCCGCGAAGTCGCCAGGCTCATGCTCGCGAGCGACGCGCGCCTCCTGCCCGTCGCGGAGGGTCCGCACCTCCGGGGGGTCGTCACGGCCGACGACCTCCTGCGCGCCGTTCAGGACGCCCTCACCGAGGTGACGGTCGGGGACGCCGCCAGTGACGACCTGCTGACCGTCGAGCCGGAGACGACGGTCGGGACGGCGCTCAACACGCTCCGTGAGCACCGCATCACCCACCTGCCGGTCGTTGAGGGGGGCCGGGCGGTGGGCGTCCTCAGCCTCCACGACCTGACGGGCGTCACGACGCGCGCGGTCAGACGGAGCCGTGGGGGCGTTCCGTCGGGCTTCGACGGCCACGGGGGGGCCGGGTCGGGCGGCGGCTACCGCTCGCACGGCGGGTTCGGCGCCCGCGAGGGCGACCGCGACCGGTTGCTCGACCTGCCGGTCCGCGACGTGATGGTCTCGCCGGCGCGCACGACCCTGCCCGATCAGTCGCTCGCCGACGCCCTCGAGGAGATGTTCGCCATCGGCGGGTCGTCGCTCGTGGTCGTCGACGGCGACGAGCACCCGACGGGCATCGTGACGAAGTCGGACGTGTTGCGCGCGCTGACGCGCGAGGTGCGCGGCAACCGCGCGGTCCAGGTGTACGGCGTCGACCACCTCGACGACGCGAGCTACGACGACGTGGTCGCGATGGTCGACGGCTTCGATACCGCGAACGGGGACACGGCGGTCCTCGGCGCGCGCATCCACCTGCACGAACACGACGAGCGCCACCGGGGGACGCCCCTCCTCCTCGCTCGCATCCGACTGGAGACCGACCGAGGGCTCTACGTCGTCTCCGGCGAGGGTTACGGTGCCCGCGCCGCCCTCGGCGACGCGGGCGATGCGCTCCGCCGACGCCTGCGCGAGGACCGCACCTACGCCCGGACCAAGAAGCACCCGGACGCGGACTTCTGGGAGCGCCGCTGGGGCTGGCTCCTCGTCGAGTGA
- a CDS encoding thiolase C-terminal domain-containing protein: MNDAYVVGAGMIDFGEHYDQSFDDLLESAYLALLDDVDHGIDPQADIDAAWYGTIDIAGEGSSGASVAHATGLFEKPITRVENACATGSDAFRNASLAVRAGAADVALVIGAEKMLDDTAGLIGSAALERLWRGRGVTMPAYFGMRATRHMDQYDTTREQIAQVSVKNHENGTKYPHAHQQFECSVKDVTESPTVSYPLNLYDCCPVTDGACAVLVANEDRAREFTDDPIRHAGFGLSSDSFQRGGDAALTNFPASRHASRAAYEMAGIAPGDVDVAEVHDCFSITELVTYEDLGFCEEGQGGQFVEEGRSALDGDTPVNPSGGLLSKGHPIGATGVAQVAEIYEQLRGEAGDVQVDDPQVGLQHNIGIGRNATGAVSCVNVLQRP; the protein is encoded by the coding sequence GTGAACGACGCCTACGTCGTCGGCGCGGGCATGATCGACTTCGGCGAGCACTACGACCAGTCGTTCGACGACCTGCTGGAGTCGGCGTACCTCGCCTTGCTGGACGACGTCGACCACGGCATCGACCCGCAGGCGGACATCGACGCCGCGTGGTACGGCACCATCGACATCGCGGGCGAGGGGTCCTCGGGGGCGTCCGTCGCCCACGCGACGGGCCTCTTCGAGAAGCCCATCACGCGCGTCGAGAACGCGTGTGCGACCGGGAGCGACGCTTTCCGCAACGCCTCGCTCGCGGTGCGCGCGGGCGCCGCGGACGTCGCCCTCGTCATCGGCGCGGAGAAGATGCTCGACGACACCGCCGGCCTCATCGGGAGCGCGGCGCTCGAACGCCTCTGGCGCGGGCGCGGCGTGACGATGCCCGCCTACTTCGGGATGCGCGCCACGCGCCACATGGACCAGTACGACACCACGCGCGAGCAGATCGCACAGGTCTCGGTCAAGAACCACGAGAACGGGACGAAGTACCCCCACGCCCACCAGCAGTTCGAGTGCTCCGTCAAGGACGTCACGGAGTCACCGACGGTGAGCTACCCGCTCAACCTCTACGACTGCTGTCCCGTCACCGACGGGGCGTGTGCCGTCCTCGTCGCGAACGAGGACCGCGCCCGGGAGTTCACCGACGACCCCATCCGACACGCCGGCTTCGGCCTGTCCTCGGACAGTTTCCAGCGTGGCGGCGACGCGGCGCTGACGAACTTCCCGGCCTCCCGGCACGCCTCGCGGGCGGCCTACGAGATGGCGGGCATCGCGCCCGGCGACGTCGACGTCGCGGAGGTCCACGACTGTTTCTCCATCACGGAACTCGTCACCTACGAGGACCTCGGGTTCTGCGAGGAGGGGCAGGGCGGGCAGTTCGTCGAAGAGGGCCGCTCGGCGCTCGACGGCGACACGCCCGTCAACCCCTCGGGCGGCCTGCTATCGAAGGGCCATCCCATCGGCGCGACGGGCGTCGCGCAGGTGGCGGAGATATACGAGCAACTGCGCGGCGAGGCGGGCGACGTGCAGGTCGACGACCCGCAGGTCGGCCTCCAGCACAACATCGGCATCGGGCGCAACGCCACCGGCGCAGTGAGTTGCGTCAACGTCCTGCAACGGCCCTGA
- a CDS encoding 2-oxo acid dehydrogenase subunit E2 — protein sequence MAEAVRIPKLGLSDYGDLVSWEVAVGERVEAGDVVAVIESDKASAEIEAPVSGTLLEQYVAEGEELAIEVGKPLAAIGEAGESVPALSELEDGGAPAAPDVTGGDGSKSAVTRADDAGDGAAEGGITATPRAKRLANREGVDLGPIDGTGPRGAISEADVEAYLDDGDPSKASRAGDEADVKAMPRARRRAEEAGVGLSGIEGTGPQGAITESDVEAFLDAENSGGSARTDESDTSSSGGDGLTVTESRPLTGTRKTIAERLSESAREKPHVMGTRDIGIERLEEVRDRLAAKRDLDLSLNDLVLHFVGRVLEDLPAFNAHFDDGEHRLLEEVNVGYAVEGERGLVVPVLRDVPGRSLADLSAERRRLVDAVLGNDHTAADLQGGTFTVTNVGVFDMDVSYSIINPPEVAILAMGRRKPVPVERNGEVGFERAITFSLTIDHRVLDGADSGAFLDRLAEYLEFPGRAFDAV from the coding sequence ATGGCAGAGGCAGTCAGGATTCCGAAGCTCGGGCTGAGCGACTACGGCGACCTCGTCTCGTGGGAGGTCGCCGTCGGCGAACGCGTCGAGGCCGGGGACGTGGTGGCGGTCATCGAATCCGACAAGGCGAGCGCGGAGATCGAGGCGCCCGTGAGCGGGACGCTCCTCGAACAGTACGTCGCCGAGGGCGAGGAACTCGCCATCGAGGTGGGCAAGCCGCTGGCGGCAATCGGGGAGGCAGGGGAGTCGGTCCCCGCGCTGTCGGAACTGGAAGACGGAGGCGCGCCGGCCGCCCCGGACGTGACCGGGGGCGACGGGTCGAAGTCCGCGGTCACGCGGGCCGACGACGCGGGTGACGGCGCAGCCGAGGGAGGCATTACGGCCACCCCGCGCGCGAAGCGTCTGGCCAACCGGGAGGGCGTCGACCTCGGCCCCATCGACGGGACCGGTCCCCGGGGGGCGATCAGCGAGGCCGACGTGGAGGCGTATCTCGACGACGGTGACCCGTCGAAGGCCTCGAGAGCGGGCGACGAGGCGGACGTGAAGGCGATGCCCCGCGCGAGGCGTCGCGCCGAGGAGGCGGGCGTCGGCCTCTCGGGAATCGAGGGGACCGGCCCGCAGGGCGCTATCACCGAGTCGGACGTGGAGGCATTCCTCGACGCGGAGAACTCGGGCGGGAGTGCGAGAACGGATGAGTCGGACACGTCCTCGTCGGGCGGAGACGGCCTCACCGTCACGGAGTCCCGGCCGCTCACCGGGACGCGAAAGACCATCGCCGAGCGCCTGAGCGAAAGCGCACGCGAGAAGCCACACGTGATGGGGACCCGCGACATTGGTATCGAGCGACTGGAGGAGGTGCGGGACCGACTCGCGGCGAAACGGGACCTCGACCTCTCGCTCAACGACCTCGTCCTCCACTTCGTCGGACGGGTGCTGGAGGACCTCCCTGCGTTCAACGCGCACTTCGATGACGGCGAACACCGCCTGCTGGAGGAAGTGAACGTCGGGTACGCCGTCGAGGGCGAGCGAGGACTGGTCGTCCCGGTCCTGCGCGACGTGCCGGGGCGCAGTCTGGCGGACCTCTCGGCGGAGCGACGGCGACTCGTCGACGCCGTCCTGGGGAACGACCACACCGCCGCCGACCTGCAGGGGGGCACCTTCACCGTCACGAACGTCGGCGTCTTCGACATGGACGTCTCGTACTCCATCATCAACCCGCCGGAGGTAGCCATCCTCGCGATGGGCCGGCGCAAGCCGGTCCCCGTCGAGCGGAACGGCGAGGTGGGCTTCGAGCGAGCCATCACGTTCAGCCTCACCATCGACCACCGCGTCCTCGACGGCGCGGACTCGGGGGCCTTCCTCGACCGACTCGCGGAGTACCTGGAGTTCCCTGGGCGGGCCTTCGATGCCGTCTGA
- a CDS encoding alcohol dehydrogenase catalytic domain-containing protein, translating to MMHAIYLHGPGDLRIEDVDPYPDSAGTVAVDVAYTGICGSDLHEYEVGPIPIRAEATDHAIPESA from the coding sequence ATGATGCACGCCATCTACCTGCACGGTCCCGGCGACCTGCGCATCGAGGACGTGGACCCGTACCCCGACTCGGCGGGAACGGTGGCGGTCGACGTCGCGTACACGGGCATCTGCGGGTCGGATCTCCACGAGTACGAGGTCGGACCGATCCCGATACGCGCCGAGGCGACGGACCACGCGATTCCCGAGTCGGCGTGA
- a CDS encoding enoyl-CoA hydratase/isomerase family protein, giving the protein MSPDDKIAMSNGFARVEIDGHRADVILSRPDKRNAMSRAVIADLTEAFDRVDDHEEVRAVALLGEGPVFCAGMDLPMMRDGDRETHEEVGEELRALFDRIDGFRCPVVVGIKRAAVAGGFELTLPADFRIIGSDASYGVVEVKLGVFPSGGSTQRLPRLVGLARAKELVLTGEYIDPEEAERIGLVNEVCPDEEVDGRARDFADTLTENAPLGMERALRAFDHALDVPLDDGLDVEGYLASPLYETHDRKEGFSARIEGREPEFEGR; this is encoded by the coding sequence ATGTCACCTGACGACAAGATTGCGATGTCGAACGGCTTCGCCCGCGTCGAAATCGACGGCCACCGCGCGGACGTGATTCTCTCCCGCCCGGACAAGCGAAACGCGATGAGTCGCGCCGTCATCGCCGACCTGACGGAGGCGTTCGACCGCGTGGACGACCACGAGGAGGTGCGTGCGGTGGCGCTCCTCGGGGAGGGCCCGGTGTTCTGCGCCGGGATGGACCTCCCGATGATGCGCGACGGCGACCGGGAGACTCACGAGGAGGTCGGCGAGGAACTCCGGGCGCTGTTCGACCGAATCGACGGGTTTCGTTGCCCGGTGGTGGTGGGCATCAAGCGCGCCGCCGTCGCGGGCGGGTTCGAACTCACCCTGCCGGCCGACTTCCGCATCATCGGCTCCGACGCTTCGTACGGGGTCGTCGAGGTGAAACTCGGCGTCTTCCCCAGCGGCGGGTCCACCCAGCGCCTCCCGCGACTCGTCGGCCTCGCGCGGGCGAAGGAACTCGTCCTGACCGGCGAGTACATCGACCCCGAGGAGGCAGAACGCATCGGCCTCGTCAACGAGGTGTGTCCCGACGAGGAAGTCGACGGCCGTGCGCGCGACTTCGCGGACACACTGACCGAGAACGCGCCTCTCGGCATGGAACGGGCGCTCCGGGCGTTCGACCACGCGCTTGACGTCCCCCTCGACGACGGCCTCGACGTGGAGGGCTACCTCGCCTCGCCCCTCTACGAGACCCACGACCGGAAGGAGGGGTTCAGCGCGCGCATCGAGGGCCGCGAACCGGAGTTCGAGGGGCGCTAG
- a CDS encoding acyl-CoA dehydrogenase family protein — protein sequence MVAAETEVHDMIRGAVRDISAEFDRAYWREHVDEKRFPEEYWRELADNGWLGVAIPEEYGGEGMGMLEMSMVIEELARGGGQGGIIYILTPVFGGIGITRHGTEEQKEHYLPAIANGNVRFCMGLTEPRAGTNTLNIDTSAERDGDSFVVDGEKTFISSVETADEMLLVARTSEFDPSNPTHGVTMFLVPDPSERDGVSTSVLDTAVPWFEDQYHVTFDGLRVPADRTLGPVDEGLRLLFDTLNTERIAGAASALGGGLRAVDLAVEYAKDRRVFDQPIGAHQGIQHPLADSYAKLLAARQLVYDAADKWDRGENCGMEANAAKLLASEFSTEAASRAVQTHGGNGFTREYEVYDIWQNARVTQTVPVSNEMAKNYIAEHHLGLPRSY from the coding sequence ATGGTCGCTGCCGAGACGGAGGTACACGACATGATTCGGGGGGCGGTCCGGGACATCTCAGCGGAGTTCGACCGGGCGTACTGGCGCGAACACGTCGACGAGAAGCGCTTCCCCGAGGAGTACTGGCGGGAACTCGCCGACAACGGCTGGCTCGGTGTCGCCATCCCGGAGGAGTACGGCGGCGAGGGGATGGGGATGCTGGAGATGTCGATGGTCATCGAGGAACTCGCCCGCGGCGGCGGCCAGGGCGGCATCATCTACATCCTCACGCCCGTCTTCGGCGGCATCGGCATCACCCGTCACGGCACCGAAGAACAGAAGGAACACTACCTCCCGGCCATCGCGAACGGGAACGTGCGCTTCTGCATGGGGCTGACCGAACCGCGTGCGGGGACGAACACGCTGAACATCGACACGTCCGCCGAGCGCGACGGTGATTCGTTCGTCGTCGACGGCGAGAAGACGTTCATCAGCAGCGTCGAGACGGCCGACGAGATGTTGCTCGTCGCCCGCACCTCCGAGTTCGACCCGTCGAACCCCACCCACGGCGTCACGATGTTCCTCGTCCCGGACCCGTCGGAGCGAGACGGGGTGTCCACGTCGGTGCTCGACACCGCCGTCCCGTGGTTCGAAGACCAGTACCACGTCACCTTCGACGGGTTGCGCGTCCCGGCCGACCGGACGCTCGGTCCCGTCGACGAGGGACTGCGCCTCCTGTTCGACACGCTCAACACCGAACGCATCGCGGGCGCGGCGAGCGCACTCGGTGGCGGCCTGCGCGCGGTCGACCTCGCGGTGGAGTACGCGAAGGACCGGCGGGTGTTCGACCAGCCCATCGGCGCGCACCAGGGGATACAGCACCCCCTCGCCGACTCCTACGCGAAACTGCTGGCCGCCCGCCAACTGGTGTACGACGCCGCCGACAAGTGGGACCGCGGCGAGAACTGCGGCATGGAGGCGAACGCGGCAAAACTGCTGGCGAGCGAGTTCAGCACGGAGGCCGCCTCGCGGGCCGTCCAGACCCACGGCGGCAACGGCTTCACCCGCGAGTACGAGGTGTACGACATCTGGCAGAACGCCCGCGTCACCCAGACGGTGCCCGTCTCCAACGAGATGGCGAAGAACTACATCGCCGAACACCATCTCGGCCTCCCCCGCTCGTACTGA